In one Silene latifolia isolate original U9 population chromosome 10, ASM4854445v1, whole genome shotgun sequence genomic region, the following are encoded:
- the LOC141607121 gene encoding putative calcium-binding protein CML18 gives MAANELARVFEKIDTNGDGRISESELGQLLRSLGTETATEDIAKMMAEMDKDGDGYVDFNEFSEFYAATSGSDVGSSTSELRDAFRVFDKDGNGLISARELHDVLRSLGDKYSLDDCGRMIQCFDVDGDGHVNFEEFQKMMDNGLTP, from the coding sequence ATGGCAGCGAACGAATTGGCTAGAGTATTCGAGAAAATCGACACGAACGGAGACGGAAGAATATCGGAAAGCGAGCTAGGACAACTCCTACGCTCCTTAGGAACAGAGACAGCAACGGAAGACATAGCGAAGATGATGGCGGAGATGGACAAAGACGGAGACGGATACGTCGATTTTAACGAATTCTCCGAGTTTTACGCAGCGACATCAGGCAGTGACGTAGGGAGTAGTACAAGTGAGCTTCGTGACGCGTTTCGTGTGTTTGATAAGGACGGAAATGGATTAATATCGGCGCGTGAATTGCACGATGTGTTGAGGAGTTTAGGTGATAAGTATTCTTTGGATGATTGTGGTAGAATGATTCAATGTTTTGATGTTGATGGTGATGGACATGTTAATTTCGAGGAGTTTCAGAAGATGATGGATAATGGATTAACTCCGTGA
- the LOC141605185 gene encoding glutathione S-transferase zeta class-like yields MESATCPSSSCLVLYSHWYSSCSWRVRFALNLKGLPYEYKSVDLVNGEQYTPEFEKINPLHLVPILVDDEVVVADSLAILMYLEDKYPERPLLPADPRQKAISLQVASVVGSSMQPLHMRGVQMSIEKKLGEEEALLWVQQIINKGFYALETLLKDLAGKYSIGDKASMADVFLAPQVSIAMSRFHIDMSKYPTLNRVYESCRSLSEYQASLPESQPDARI; encoded by the exons atggaaaGCGCAACATGTCCAAGTTCAAGCTGCTTGGTTCTTTATTCTCACTGGTATAGCTCCTGTTCTTGGAGAGTTCGTTTTGCTTTAAACTTGAAAG GATTACCATATGAGTATAAGTCAGTTGATCTTGTCAATGGAGAACAATATACCCCAG AATTTGAGAAGATCAACCCGCTTCATTTGGTTCCAATTTTGGTTGACGATGAAGTTGTTGTAGCTGATTCATTAGCTATCCTGATG TACTTAGAAGATAAATATCCTGAGAGACCACTTTTGCCTGCTGATCCTCGACAGAAAGCCATCAGTCTTCAG GTTGCTAGTGTTGTCGGCAGCAGCATGCAGCCACTACACATGAGAGGAGTGCAG ATGTCTATTGAGAAGAAACTTGGTGAAGAAGAGGCTTTATTATGGGTTCAACAGATAATAAATAAAGGCTTCTATG CTTTGGAAACATTGCTTAAAGATTTGGCTGGCAAATACTCGATAGGAGATAAAGCCTCCATG GCAGATGTATTTCTAGCACCGCAAGTATCTATAGCAATGAGCAGGTTTCACATTGATATG TCCAAATATCCAACACTGAATAGAGTCTACGAATCATGCCGGAGTTTATCTGAATATCAAGCGTCTCTCCCTGAAAGCCAACCTGATGCAAGAATATAA
- the LOC141605184 gene encoding protein transport Sec1a-like: MSFSDSEGSARGRPNEHKNFRMVGRDRLLYEMLKSTSADSKAWKVLIMDKITVKVMSSSCKMADITDQGISLVEDLFRRREPMPSLEAIYFIQPTKENIVMFLSDMSGREPLYKKAFVFFSGPVPKELVNHIKSDMSVVPRIGALREMNLEFFPVDSQVFVTDHGMALEELYGETSQNARKFDACMNTMALRIATVFASLKELPYVRYQTAKDPDTAAPHELVPSKLASAVWDYLTKYKSTIPNFPQKESCELLILDRSVDQIAPVIHEWTYDAMCHDLLEVDGNKLVLEVANKATGQPERQEIILDDTDPVWLEIRHLHIAEASERLHDKMTNFASKNKAAQLSQASRDGAELSTRDLQKMVQALPQYTEQMQKLSLHVEIAGKINKMIRDMSLRDLGQLEQDIVFGDAATKEVITFLRAHPDASVENKLRLLMIYASVHPDKFEGDKATKIMQLAKLSADDMKAIKNMRLLAGSPNAKKKAAGSFSLTFDGKRKKISVRKDKTNAEEESWALSKFYPMIEDLIESVNKGELSKDDYQFINEPSSNNKERNQSQSTSVSTTTTSTTVPRSVRSRRTATWARANHSDDGSGDSVLRQASNDFKMTGSRIFIFVIGGATRSEIRVCYKLTTKLRREVILGTTSIDDPPQYITKLKLFHEKGLSMDGLRI; encoded by the exons ATGTCGTTCTCCGATTCCGAGGGCTCGGCGCGTGGACGCCCCAACGAACACAAAAATTTCCGCATGGTCGGCCGTGATA GACTTTTATACGAGATGCTCAAATCAACTTCAGCTGATTCAAAAGCATGGAAG GTGCTAATCATGGACAAGATCACTGTAAAAGTTATGTCCTCATCCTGCAAGATGGCCGATATCACTGATCAGGGAATTTCAT TGGTCGAAGATTTGTTCAGGAGAAGGGAACCAATGCCATCGTTAGAGGCCATTTACTTCATCCAGCCCACAAAAGAGAA CATTGTCATGTTCTTGTCAGACATGTCAGGAAGAGAGCCCTTATACAAAAA AGCATTTGTGTTTTTCAGCGGACCTGTGCCAAAGGAATTAGTTAATCATATTAAGAGTGATATGAGCGTGGTACCTCGTATAGGCGCATTAAGAGAG ATGAATTTGGAGTTCTTTCCTGTGGATAGCCAG GTGTTTGTTACTGATCACGGCATGGCTTTGGAGGAGCTGTATGGGGAGACTTCACAAAATGCTCGGAAATTTGATGCTTGTATGAACACAATGGCTCTTCGAATTGCCACGGTCTTTGCTTCACTCAAG GAGCTCCCTTATGTTCGATACCAAACTGCAAAGGACCCTGATACAGCAGCTCCACACGAGTTAGTTCCGTCAAAGCTTGCTTCCGCAGTTTGGGACTATTTGACAAAATATAAATCCACAATTCCCAACTTTCCGCAGAAGGAATCTTGCGAGTTGCTTATACTCGACAGATCTGTTGACCAG ATTGCCCCGGTGATACACGAGTGGACTTATGATGCCATGTGCCATGACTTGCTGGAGGTGGATGGAAACAAATTGGTCTTAGAG GTGGCTAACAAAGCAACCGGTCAGCCAGAGAGGCAGGAAATTATTCTGGATGACACCGATCCTGTATGGCTAGAGATCCGTCACTTACATATTGCAGAA GCTAGTGAGCGGCTTCATGACAAGATGACCAACTTTGCATCCAAGAACAAAGCTGCGCAGCTGAGTCAGGCCTCAAG GGATGGGGCCGAACTTTCTACCAGGGACTTGCAGAAGATGGTTCAAGCTTTACCACAGTACACTGAACAGATGCAGAAACTTTCTTTGCATGTGGAG ATTGCTGGAAAAATCAACAAGATGATTCGGGACATGAGTCTTCGAGACCTTGGACAATTAGAACAGGATATCGTCTTTGGAGATGCAGCAACAAAAGAGGTCATCACCTTCCTGAGGGCACATCCG GACGCGTCTGTTGAGAACAAATTGCGCTTGCTGATGATTTATGCGTCTGTGCACCCTGATAAGTTCGAAGGAGACAAGGCCACTAAGATAATGCAG TTAGCGAAACTGTCAGCAGATGATATGAAGGCTATAAAAAATATGAGACTGCTTGCAGGATCACCAAACGCTAAGAAAAAAGCAGCTGGGAGTTTCTCATTAACATTTGACGGCAAAAGG AAGAAGATCTCTGTAAGAAAAGATAAAACGAATGCTGAGGAGGAATCCTGGGCATTATCAAAATTTTACCCAATGATTGAG GATTTGATAGAAAGTGTGAACAAAGGTGAGCTGTCGAAGGACGACTACCAGTTCATAAACGAACCAAGTTCAAACAACAAGGAACGTAATCAAAGTCAGAGTACATCAGTGAGCACAACTACAACTTCGACCACTGTTCCTCGTTCAGTGCGATCAAGAAGGACAGCAACATGGGCACGCGCTAATCATTCAGATGATGGAAGCGG TGACTCAGTACTGAGGCAAGCATCAAATGATTTTAAGATGACAGGGTCGCGTATTTTCATTTTTGTCATTGGAGGAGCTACTAGATCCGAG ATCCGAGTTTGTTACAAGCTTACAACGAAATTGAGAAGGGAAGTCATCCTTGGTACAACAAGTATAGATGATCCTCCACAATATATAACG AAACTCAAGCTTTTCCATGAGAAAGGTCTTTCAATGGACGGTCTTCGAATTTGA